In Carya illinoinensis cultivar Pawnee chromosome 9, C.illinoinensisPawnee_v1, whole genome shotgun sequence, the following are encoded in one genomic region:
- the LOC122276778 gene encoding uncharacterized protein LOC122276778: MAAIAPVAIGTRGTVGSLVRKEIEYFRNLEIDRYGSSRKPQGQIVNVASTSGHSRPSFWFLIMTWRRKKRRGTNAILPRMCSVVEVAESNRLNRIPGYNYKILKNDLHV; encoded by the coding sequence ATGGCTGCAATTGCTCCAGTTGCAATAGGCACACGAGGCACTGTAGGATCACTTGTTAGAAAGGAAATTGAATATTTCAGAAACCTCGAGATAGATCGATATGGAAGCTCCCGAAAGCCTCAAGGGCAGATTGTGAACGTGGCTTCCACCAGTGGCCATTCCAGGCCAAGTTTCTGGTTCTTGATTATGACATGGAGAAGGAAGAAGCGGAGAGGCACTAATGCAATCCTGCCAAGGATGTGCTCGGTTGTTGAAGTTGCAGAAAGCAATCGGCTGAACAGAATCCCCGGTTACAATTACAAAATCCTCAAGAATGACTTGCATGTCTAG
- the LOC122275091 gene encoding probable serine/threonine-protein kinase PBL23 isoform X1, whose translation MKEFADQKGLQEMNCVSCCRSHRPEVSWKKRNNRYDANGRHTFASVVANFSMKSGSSKYRSLAEEILNVGHAKISARIFTFYELAASTDNFNPGSLLGEGGFGRVYKGYIESIDKVVAVKQLDRKGLQGTREFFAEVLMLSLARHPNLVNLVGYCADGDQRMLVYEFMANGSLDNHLLDLSPDEEPLDWYTRMRIAEGAAKGLEYLHDFAKPPVIYRDFKASNILLDEEFKPKLSDFGLAKIGPTGGKDHVSTRVMGTYGYCAPEYASTGQLTTKSDVYSFGVVFLELITGRRSIDTARHTEEQNLVTWAQPLFSDRKKYILMADPLLRGRYPVKGLYQALAVAAMCLQKEADTRPLIGDVVTALEYLSKPRNDEKCARDSLKQNRTKISLY comes from the exons ATGAAGGAGTTTGCAGATCAAAAGGGTTTGCAGGAGATGAACTGCGTGTCGTGCTGCAGATCGCATCGACCCGAAGTTTCTTGGAAAAAGAGAAACAATCGATATGATGCTAACGGCCGGCACACATTTGCCTCCGTTGTTGCCAACTTCTCTATGAAATCAG GAAGCAGCAAGTATAGGAGTCTGGCTGAAGAGATACTAAACGTCGGACATGCAAAGATTTCTGCACGGATTTTCACGTTTTATGAATTGGCTGCTTCAACTGACAACTTCAATCCCGGTAGTCTTTTGGGCGAAGGTGGATTTGGGAGGGTGTACAAAGGATACATAGAGAGCATTGATAAG GTTGTGGCTGTCAAGCAACTTGACAGGAAAGGATTGCAAGGAACTAGAGAATTCTTTGCGGAGGTTCTTATGTTAAGTCTGGCTCGTCACCCAAATCTTGTTAACTTGGTTGGCTATTGTGCAGATGGCGATCAAAGAATGTTGGTTTATGAATTCATGGCCAATGGGTCTTTGGATAATCACCTTCTAG ATTTATCTCCAGATGAAGAGCCTTTAGATTGGTACACCAGGATGAGAATCGCTGAAGGAGCAGCTAAAGGACTAGAATACTTGCATGACTTTGCCAAACCACCGGTGATTTATCGCGACTTTAAAGCATCTAACATACTATTAGATGAGGAATTCAAGCCAAAGCTCTCTGATTTCGGACTTGCTAAGATAGGTCCAACAGGAGGCAAGGACCATGTATCTACAAGGGTGATGGGGACATATGGTTACTGCGCACCTGAGTATGCTTCAACAGGTCAACTGACTACAAAGTCtgatgtttatagttttggagTTGTGTTTCTGGAATTAATCACAGGTAGAAGATCTATTGATACTGCAAGACACACTGAGGAGCAGAACCTTGTGACTTGG GCACAGCCACTTTTTAGTGACagaaaaaagtatatattaatGGCCGACCCACTGCTAAGAGGAAGGTACCCGGTAAAGGGCCTCTATCAAGCTCTAGCAGTTGCTGCAATGTGTCTACAAAAGGAAGCTGACACCCGACCTTTGATTGGTGATGTTGTAACCGCTCTTGAGTATCTATCCAAGCCGAGGAATGATGAGAAATGTGCTAGGGATTcattaaaacaaaacagaacTAAAATAAGCCTCTACTAG
- the LOC122277219 gene encoding cardiolipin synthase (CMP-forming), mitochondrial isoform X2: MVVFRSFKALIKNNKRFRTFLTATAAASTIPLPYFPLSHSLSHPLFRLPSSTPSRFLSPLSKWITPFHGPLFLSFPPWKLSQSATPLYLQGNAVVLRRVQALNLNLNLLRSRTAFPIKLGLGSASPGQAVLDRVEPSKEHADAFVESFVNLPNLISMSRLLSGPVLGWMITNEWYSAAMVGLAISGATDWLDGYVARKMRIDSVVGSYLDPLADKVLIGCVALAMVHKDLLHPGLVGLVVLRDVFLIGGAVYQRGNNFGWEWKSWFDFFNLDGSRPQKVEPLFISKVKGQRGFMMMIFLKWTVRQRVTKWTVRQPFKKSF; encoded by the exons ATGGTGGTTTTCAGGTCCTTCAAAGCCCTAATAAAAAACAACAAGAGATTCAGAACTTTCCTCACTGCCACCGCCGCCGCCTCCACAATCCCGCTCCCGTATTTCCCTCTCtcgcactctctctctcaccctctTTTTCGCTTGCCTTCTTCGACTCCCTCTCGCTTCCTCTCCCCTCTCTCCAAATGGATCACGCCCTTTCATGGccctctcttcctttctttccctCCCTGGAAACTCTCCCAGTCCGCTACGCCTCTCTACCTCCAGGGAAACGCTGTCGTTTTGCGCAGGGTCCAGGCCCTCAACTTGAACCTTAATCTTCTCAGAAGTAGGACCGCTTTTCCCATCAAGTTGGGCCTCGGGTCCGCCTCGCCCGGGCAGGCAGTGTTGGATCGGGTCGAACCGTCCAAGGAGCATGCTGACGCTTTTGTGGAGAGTTTCGTGAACTTGCCGAATTTGATCTCCATGAGTCGGTTGTTATCCGGTCCAGTGCTTGGATg GATGATCACGAATGAGTGGTATTCTGCGGCAATGGTGGGATTGGCTATCTCAGGGGCAACTGACTGG CTAGATGGATACGTGGCCAGGAAGATGAGAATTGATTCTGTAGTAGGTTCCTACCTTGATCCCCTCGCTGACAAG GTTCTTATTGGATGTGTTGCTTTGGCAATGGTACATAAGGATCTTCTGCACC CTGGACTTGTTGGACTTGTTGTGTTGCGAGATGTTTTTCTCATCGGTGGTGCAGTATATCAAAGAGGCAATAACTTTGGTTGGGAG TGGAAAAGTTGGTTTGATTTCTTCAACCTTGATGGTTCCCGTCCCCAAAAGGTCGAGCCTCTCTTTATTAGCAAG GTCAAAGGTCAAAGGGGGTTTATGATGATGATCTTTTTGAAATGGACAGTTAGACAACGGGTCACAAAATGGACAGTGAGACAACCATTCAAAAAATCTTTTTGA
- the LOC122275091 gene encoding probable serine/threonine-protein kinase PBL23 isoform X2, which yields MKEFADQKGLQEMNCVSCCRSHRPEVSWKKRNNRYDANGRHTFASVVANFSMKSGSSKYRSLAEEILNVGHAKISARIFTFYELAASTDNFNPGSLLGEGGFGRVYKGYIESIDKVVAVKQLDRKGLQGTREFFAEVLMLSLARHPNLVNLVGYCADGDQRMLVYEFMANGSLDNHLLDEEPLDWYTRMRIAEGAAKGLEYLHDFAKPPVIYRDFKASNILLDEEFKPKLSDFGLAKIGPTGGKDHVSTRVMGTYGYCAPEYASTGQLTTKSDVYSFGVVFLELITGRRSIDTARHTEEQNLVTWAQPLFSDRKKYILMADPLLRGRYPVKGLYQALAVAAMCLQKEADTRPLIGDVVTALEYLSKPRNDEKCARDSLKQNRTKISLY from the exons ATGAAGGAGTTTGCAGATCAAAAGGGTTTGCAGGAGATGAACTGCGTGTCGTGCTGCAGATCGCATCGACCCGAAGTTTCTTGGAAAAAGAGAAACAATCGATATGATGCTAACGGCCGGCACACATTTGCCTCCGTTGTTGCCAACTTCTCTATGAAATCAG GAAGCAGCAAGTATAGGAGTCTGGCTGAAGAGATACTAAACGTCGGACATGCAAAGATTTCTGCACGGATTTTCACGTTTTATGAATTGGCTGCTTCAACTGACAACTTCAATCCCGGTAGTCTTTTGGGCGAAGGTGGATTTGGGAGGGTGTACAAAGGATACATAGAGAGCATTGATAAG GTTGTGGCTGTCAAGCAACTTGACAGGAAAGGATTGCAAGGAACTAGAGAATTCTTTGCGGAGGTTCTTATGTTAAGTCTGGCTCGTCACCCAAATCTTGTTAACTTGGTTGGCTATTGTGCAGATGGCGATCAAAGAATGTTGGTTTATGAATTCATGGCCAATGGGTCTTTGGATAATCACCTTCTAG ATGAAGAGCCTTTAGATTGGTACACCAGGATGAGAATCGCTGAAGGAGCAGCTAAAGGACTAGAATACTTGCATGACTTTGCCAAACCACCGGTGATTTATCGCGACTTTAAAGCATCTAACATACTATTAGATGAGGAATTCAAGCCAAAGCTCTCTGATTTCGGACTTGCTAAGATAGGTCCAACAGGAGGCAAGGACCATGTATCTACAAGGGTGATGGGGACATATGGTTACTGCGCACCTGAGTATGCTTCAACAGGTCAACTGACTACAAAGTCtgatgtttatagttttggagTTGTGTTTCTGGAATTAATCACAGGTAGAAGATCTATTGATACTGCAAGACACACTGAGGAGCAGAACCTTGTGACTTGG GCACAGCCACTTTTTAGTGACagaaaaaagtatatattaatGGCCGACCCACTGCTAAGAGGAAGGTACCCGGTAAAGGGCCTCTATCAAGCTCTAGCAGTTGCTGCAATGTGTCTACAAAAGGAAGCTGACACCCGACCTTTGATTGGTGATGTTGTAACCGCTCTTGAGTATCTATCCAAGCCGAGGAATGATGAGAAATGTGCTAGGGATTcattaaaacaaaacagaacTAAAATAAGCCTCTACTAG
- the LOC122277219 gene encoding cardiolipin synthase (CMP-forming), mitochondrial isoform X1 encodes MVVFRSFKALIKNNKRFRTFLTATAAASTIPLPYFPLSHSLSHPLFRLPSSTPSRFLSPLSKWITPFHGPLFLSFPPWKLSQSATPLYLQGNAVVLRRVQALNLNLNLLRSRTAFPIKLGLGSASPGQAVLDRVEPSKEHADAFVESFVNLPNLISMSRLLSGPVLGWMITNEWYSAAMVGLAISGATDWLDGYVARKMRIDSVVGSYLDPLADKVLIGCVALAMVHKDLLHPGLVGLVVLRDVFLIGGAVYQRGNNFGWEWKSWFDFFNLDGSRPQKVEPLFISKVNTVLQLVLVAGALLQPEFGTEDTQTYITYLSWLVASTTLASTAAYGAQHMRNRSAMISRKS; translated from the exons ATGGTGGTTTTCAGGTCCTTCAAAGCCCTAATAAAAAACAACAAGAGATTCAGAACTTTCCTCACTGCCACCGCCGCCGCCTCCACAATCCCGCTCCCGTATTTCCCTCTCtcgcactctctctctcaccctctTTTTCGCTTGCCTTCTTCGACTCCCTCTCGCTTCCTCTCCCCTCTCTCCAAATGGATCACGCCCTTTCATGGccctctcttcctttctttccctCCCTGGAAACTCTCCCAGTCCGCTACGCCTCTCTACCTCCAGGGAAACGCTGTCGTTTTGCGCAGGGTCCAGGCCCTCAACTTGAACCTTAATCTTCTCAGAAGTAGGACCGCTTTTCCCATCAAGTTGGGCCTCGGGTCCGCCTCGCCCGGGCAGGCAGTGTTGGATCGGGTCGAACCGTCCAAGGAGCATGCTGACGCTTTTGTGGAGAGTTTCGTGAACTTGCCGAATTTGATCTCCATGAGTCGGTTGTTATCCGGTCCAGTGCTTGGATg GATGATCACGAATGAGTGGTATTCTGCGGCAATGGTGGGATTGGCTATCTCAGGGGCAACTGACTGG CTAGATGGATACGTGGCCAGGAAGATGAGAATTGATTCTGTAGTAGGTTCCTACCTTGATCCCCTCGCTGACAAG GTTCTTATTGGATGTGTTGCTTTGGCAATGGTACATAAGGATCTTCTGCACC CTGGACTTGTTGGACTTGTTGTGTTGCGAGATGTTTTTCTCATCGGTGGTGCAGTATATCAAAGAGGCAATAACTTTGGTTGGGAG TGGAAAAGTTGGTTTGATTTCTTCAACCTTGATGGTTCCCGTCCCCAAAAGGTCGAGCCTCTCTTTATTAGCAAG GTTAATACAGTGCTCCAGTTGGTTTTAGTGGCTGGAGCTCTTCTTCAACCTGAGTTTGGAACCGAAGATACTCAAACATATATCACGTATTTGAG TTGGTTAGTGGCTTCAACAACATTGGCTTCCACTGCAGCATATGGAGCGCAACACATGCGGAACAGATCTGCCATGATCAGTAGGAAATCTTAG